TGAGGGTTTCAACCCTCATTTTGTATCGCTTCGCAAAGCGATGCCGCTTTGCGCTGGGTTTTAACCTAGCGGAAGGGGCAGCCCCAAAAAAATAATCCTCAAAACACCAAAATTTAAAAACTAAACATCTAGATAAATAGCCCCTAACCCATTGAGCAAATGGGTATTTACCTCAAAATCGTTGTCTTATGAAAAAGCCAATCTTATTATTTGCAGCCAGTTTGTTTTCGCTGGCCAGCTGGGCGCAGCTTCCCCGCTTAGAAGCGCCTGATTTTATTGAATATGAAAGCCAGCAAGAGGCTGATTTTTTGCTGCCCATAGCAGAGGAAAACAGTGATTTTAGCTATGCTGGTTTGCAGGCTGCCCGCAACCTCAAGGAGGTCAATATGGAGGGCAGCACCGATGCTTACCCTTGGTTATCTCGGGATGGTTTGCGTTTATTTTGGACCCAAACTTTTGAGGGGCAGGATAAAATTGTGCAAGCCGAGCGGCCCAATTTAGAAACGCCTTTTGGTCCAGCCAAAGTCATGGGTCTAAATATGGAAGGGCTAGATAATATGTCTATTTGGCTATCTGAAGATGAGTTGACTGCGGTGCATACAGTAAGAGAAGAAGGTAAAATTGACCTTTATTTCTCTCAGCGGAAAAATAAAAAAGAAGAATTTTCGACGGCTGCGGCTATCCTTAGCTTGGAAGGTGTTGCCGATCTAGAATTTATTTCGGCTCCTAGCTTAACTCAAGATTTAGGAGAACTTTATGTTTATCACTCTGGAAGCAACGGCCAACAAATTTTGCGCTTCAAGTTGGGGGCTTTTCCGGGGCTCTACCAATTTGAGGATGTGCTGATAGAAGGGGCTGATATAGAGCCCGGGCATCTATCGCATGATGGATTGCGTTTTGTTTGCAATAATGCGCAGCGCGAATTGCTCATTTTTGAGCGCAGCAGTTTATCGGAAGAATGGGTAGCGCAAGAATCTATTCCCTTGCCCAGCGATTTTAGTCAAGTTGCCTTTTCGGAGCAAGAAATGGTTATGGTCTATTCTCATGACCGCTTTTGGGAGTCTAACCAATTGCATTTGGCCAAAAGTCTATTTGCCTCTAAAAGCGAGCGCCTAGCGGCAGAAAGTCCCGAAAAGCTGCAGCTAAAACTCTATCCGCATCCTGTACAGCAGCGTTTTACGGTAGCGCCACTTTTGCCCAAGGGGGCCAGTTTGGAGCGGGCCGAGCTCTATGGTTTGGCTGGACAAAAGCTCAAGGAGTTTCCTTTAGAGGGGCAAAAAGCCCAATATGAATTTGACTTAGGCAATTTGCCTTCTGGCAGTTATATCTTGCGTTTATCGGGCCAAGGCTTTTTGCCTGTTTCGCAGTTGGTGGTCAAGCAATAACATAAAAAAAGAGACGGGCTGAGGCTCGTCTCTTTTTATAATAGGGAAACTGTTGAAGAGGATGCGACCAGATCTCGGGCGAGATGCTGCCTCTATACAGTAAAAGATAGGATCAATAGGAGGAAGTACTGGGGTCGCTAATTTTGGTTTTAATACTTTGCACCAAGGCCGAGGAGACGTTTCTCCGGCCCACTTTTTTGCGTAAAAATTCTCTAAAGGATTTCTCCTGTTCCAATTTGGCGAGTTGTTCGGGAGATTCCATAATGGCATCTAAAAAATTGCGGCTTTCTTCTGGAGCGAGCGCCCCATCTAGGTACATGACCAGACGGCGGTTGAACTCCTTCTCAGTTAGTCCATTCATAACTGTACTGTTTTAGTAAATTGAGAATAGTTTGCATCTATTTCAAATAGCGCCCCTTCTTTTAAGAGGCGCCTGATAATTTGAAGTTTCTTGCTAACGGCTTAAAGCGCCTAAATAGTTCGTTTTCGGTCTGTTAAAAGCGAATTATTTATTTTTTTGGCCTCTATAATCCTTATATCCTAACTTTTCGGCATAGCTACGCAGCTGCTCTTTGAGCATATTACGAGCGCGGTGCAGACGCGAGCGCACCGTACCGATAGGGACATCAATAATTTTGGCAATTTCCTCATAGGTAAAGCCTTCAATATCGCAGAGCAAAATGACGGTGCGAAAATCTACAGCTAGAGAATTAATTGCGGTGGTTACCTCATCGCCAATCATGCCTTGAAAGATTTCTTGGCGGAGGTCCATGAAATCTACATAACTTGCATCTTCGGTATCATGATAGCTCACAATGTCCTCATAATCCACCTTTTGCGGACGTTTACTCTTTTTGCGATACTGATTAATGAAGGCATTTTTCAGAATCTTAAAGAGCCAAGCTTTGGCATTGGTTCCGGGCTGGTATCGATGTATAAACCGATAGGCCTTGAGATAAGTTTCTTGTACCAGGTCATTTGCATCATCTTCATTGTAAGTCAGATGATAGGCAAAGTTGTACAAGGCATTAATTTGAGGCATAAGTTCCTCATTAAAGACCTGCAGTTCTTCTGCAGTGACTTCTCGTTCTTCTTTTTGAGGTTCCTGTTCTTGGTTTTCCTCATCGGGTAGAGAGTGCTCTTCCATGGTATTGAGATACTGGAGTTGTTGGAATATTCTGCTGTTTTTTTTTGGGGCTGCCCCGGCCTTTGGCCGGGTCGGGCTGTGTCGTGGCTCGCAGGTCTGCTCGGCCCTGCAGTTTTTTTCGCTTCGCTTCAAAAAACTTGGGTCTGGCCCTTC
This genomic interval from Saprospira grandis contains the following:
- a CDS encoding T9SS C-terminal target domain-containing protein; translation: MKKPILLFAASLFSLASWAQLPRLEAPDFIEYESQQEADFLLPIAEENSDFSYAGLQAARNLKEVNMEGSTDAYPWLSRDGLRLFWTQTFEGQDKIVQAERPNLETPFGPAKVMGLNMEGLDNMSIWLSEDELTAVHTVREEGKIDLYFSQRKNKKEEFSTAAAILSLEGVADLEFISAPSLTQDLGELYVYHSGSNGQQILRFKLGAFPGLYQFEDVLIEGADIEPGHLSHDGLRFVCNNAQRELLIFERSSLSEEWVAQESIPLPSDFSQVAFSEQEMVMVYSHDRFWESNQLHLAKSLFASKSERLAAESPEKLQLKLYPHPVQQRFTVAPLLPKGASLERAELYGLAGQKLKEFPLEGQKAQYEFDLGNLPSGSYILRLSGQGFLPVSQLVVKQ
- a CDS encoding sigma-70 family RNA polymerase sigma factor; the encoded protein is MEEHSLPDEENQEQEPQKEEREVTAEELQVFNEELMPQINALYNFAYHLTYNEDDANDLVQETYLKAYRFIHRYQPGTNAKAWLFKILKNAFINQYRKKSKRPQKVDYEDIVSYHDTEDASYVDFMDLRQEIFQGMIGDEVTTAINSLAVDFRTVILLCDIEGFTYEEIAKIIDVPIGTVRSRLHRARNMLKEQLRSYAEKLGYKDYRGQKNK